A region from the Ciconia boyciana chromosome 1, ASM3463844v1, whole genome shotgun sequence genome encodes:
- the MED21 gene encoding mediator of RNA polymerase II transcription subunit 21 produces the protein MADRLTQLQDAVNSLADQFCNAIGVLQQCGPPASFSNIQTAINKDQPANPTEEYAQLFAALIARTAKDIDVLIDSLPSEESTAALQAASLYRLEEENHEAAARLEEVVYRGDMLLEKIQSALADIAQSQLKTRSGTHSQPLPDS, from the exons aTGGCGGATCGGTTGACGCAGCTGCAGGACGCGGTGAACTCG CTCGCAGACCAGTTCTGTAATGCCATTGGAGTGTTGCAGCAGTGTGGCCCCCCAGCCTCTTTCAGCAACATTCAGACAGCAATAAACAAAGATCAGCCTGCTAATCCAACGGAAG agtacGCCCAACTGTTTGCAGCATTGATTGCACGAACTGCGAAAGATATTGATGTTCTAATAGATTCCCTGCCTAGTGAAGAATcgacagcagctttgcag gctgcTAGTCTGTATCgattagaagaagaaaatcatgAAGCAGCGGCCCGTCTGGAAGAGGTAGTTTATCGTGGGGATATGCTGCTGGAAAAGATACAGAGCGCCCTGGCAGACATCGCCCAGTCGCAGCTGAAGACGAGGAGCGGTACGCACAGCCAGCCCCTCCCGGACTCGTAG